One region of Syntrophobacter fumaroxidans MPOB genomic DNA includes:
- the glyQ gene encoding glycine--tRNA ligase subunit alpha — protein MTFQELILALDKFWSDRGCVIQQPYDLEVGAGTFNPATFLRVIGPEPYHVAYVEPSRRPTDGRYGENPNRLQHYYQYQVILKPSPPDSQGVYLESLRSFGIDPLEHDIRFVEDDWESPTLGASGLGWEVWLDGMEITQFTYFQQVGGIALSPVSLELTYGLERIAMYLQGVNSVYDLIWSGNVTYGDVHHRGEVEWSHYNFQQADVDMLLQLFNMYEAESHRMNEKGLVLPSYDYCLKCSHVFNLLDARGAISVTERTNYIARVRGMARQVAHAYAAQREAMGYPLLNKW, from the coding sequence ATGACGTTCCAGGAACTGATCCTTGCTCTGGATAAATTCTGGTCCGATCGCGGGTGCGTGATCCAGCAGCCCTACGACCTCGAAGTGGGCGCTGGGACTTTCAATCCCGCCACTTTTCTGCGGGTCATCGGACCCGAACCATACCATGTCGCTTACGTCGAGCCTTCGCGCCGGCCCACCGACGGCCGATACGGCGAAAACCCGAATCGCCTCCAGCACTACTACCAGTACCAAGTCATTCTCAAACCTTCCCCTCCCGATTCTCAGGGGGTGTACCTGGAAAGCCTCCGCAGTTTCGGCATCGATCCGCTGGAACACGACATCCGGTTCGTGGAAGACGACTGGGAATCCCCCACGCTGGGCGCTTCCGGGCTGGGCTGGGAGGTCTGGCTGGACGGCATGGAAATCACGCAGTTCACATATTTTCAACAGGTGGGAGGCATCGCCCTCAGTCCGGTCAGCCTCGAGCTGACCTACGGCCTGGAGCGGATCGCCATGTATCTGCAGGGCGTGAACAGCGTCTACGACCTCATCTGGAGCGGCAACGTGACGTACGGAGACGTTCATCACCGGGGCGAGGTTGAATGGTCCCACTACAACTTCCAGCAGGCGGATGTGGACATGCTGCTCCAGCTCTTCAACATGTACGAGGCGGAATCGCACCGCATGAACGAAAAGGGCCTGGTCCTGCCGAGTTACGACTACTGCCTCAAGTGCTCGCATGTATTCAATCTGCTCGATGCCCGCGGCGCCATCAGCGTGACCGAACGCACCAACTACATCGCCCGGGTGCGCGGCATGGCCCGCCAGGTGGCGCATGCGTATGCGGCTCAGCGGGAAGCGATGGGATATCCGCTGCTCAACAAATGGTAG
- a CDS encoding tetratricopeptide repeat protein codes for MGSSRTKMSSRPSVHAGCGERKGESPSGSVVPFSGLRCALGLVFALIWSLNGCAAGKADHYNRAVEQHRRNRLPEAVEGYRQAIRQNPGDPKAQFNLAVIYQDQGRMDEAGKIYRELVDRHPDYAAAWVNLASIREQAGDHEEAERLFRRGVEATRDDSAPLSQYGFFLLRRDRPAEAAEVFREALKRDASCANACFGLGEIAEKSGERAEALRRYERAARYNPTDFEARLRAARIAASLGERPGAIAHMQAAVALKPDRGDAFLFLGQLLREDGQMKDAERAVEEAARHGAPVAECNRELAVIYRNLADEAERKGGF; via the coding sequence ATGGGAAGCAGTAGAACGAAAATGTCGTCCCGCCCGTCCGTTCACGCGGGCTGTGGGGAACGGAAGGGGGAAAGTCCCTCGGGCTCGGTGGTGCCGTTTTCGGGGTTGCGATGCGCGTTGGGGCTGGTTTTCGCCCTGATCTGGAGCTTGAACGGGTGCGCAGCGGGCAAAGCGGACCACTACAACCGCGCCGTGGAACAGCACCGGAGGAACCGGCTGCCGGAAGCCGTCGAGGGGTATCGGCAGGCCATCCGCCAAAACCCGGGGGATCCGAAGGCGCAGTTCAATCTCGCCGTGATCTACCAGGACCAGGGGAGAATGGACGAGGCCGGGAAAATATACCGGGAATTGGTGGACAGACATCCCGATTATGCCGCTGCGTGGGTGAACCTGGCTTCCATTCGGGAACAGGCCGGAGACCATGAGGAGGCCGAACGGCTGTTTCGCCGCGGTGTCGAGGCAACACGGGACGATTCCGCCCCGTTGAGCCAGTACGGATTCTTCCTGCTCCGCCGGGACCGCCCGGCAGAGGCGGCGGAGGTCTTCAGGGAAGCCCTGAAAAGGGACGCTTCCTGCGCCAACGCCTGTTTCGGGCTCGGTGAGATCGCGGAGAAATCCGGCGAGCGCGCCGAAGCCCTGCGGCGGTATGAACGAGCCGCGCGATATAACCCGACGGATTTCGAAGCCCGCCTCAGGGCGGCCCGGATCGCCGCGAGCCTCGGAGAACGGCCCGGGGCAATCGCTCACATGCAGGCGGCCGTCGCGTTGAAACCCGACCGGGGAGACGCCTTCCTGTTTCTCGGACAGTTGCTGCGCGAGGACGGCCAGATGAAGGATGCCGAAAGGGCCGTGGAGGAAGCCGCCAGGCACGGGGCACCGGTGGCCGAATGCAACCGCGAATTGGCGGTCATCTATCGGAACCTCGCCGATGAGGCCGAACGAAAGGGAGGATTCTGA
- a CDS encoding MlaD family protein — MQVFRSEIRVGLLILVSFVVLMAGIFAVSDLRSLWYKKKTIELLFPYADGITKGSPVWYAGLEVGEVSNIRIAQGASDRIAVTVTISPDARVRKDSRADIRNLGMMGAKYVEISPGSPDAELLGPGETLEGKGPSSLSEVMETGHAVVARLGDLINETHKLVREVRTESALTDAIRNANGFLVDMRDNGKDLKKVLAKISAFAENLKETSGEGGKDLRALLKELRETNRGLQKRLESVENRINETLAQIGQGVAEAQSTVKVARSMLTSSQEDVASMFRHLSGTSRNLEGMSEDLRAHPWKIVWKEDGTFAVYPAQGTDQWREKGRIGPHGKQ, encoded by the coding sequence CTGGTTTCATTTGTCGTGCTGATGGCGGGGATCTTCGCTGTGAGCGATCTTCGGTCGCTTTGGTACAAAAAGAAGACCATCGAACTGCTGTTCCCTTACGCTGACGGCATTACGAAAGGGTCTCCGGTATGGTACGCGGGGCTCGAGGTCGGAGAGGTCTCGAATATCAGGATCGCCCAGGGAGCCAGCGATCGCATCGCGGTGACGGTGACGATCAGTCCCGATGCCAGGGTCAGAAAGGATTCGCGCGCGGATATCCGCAATCTGGGCATGATGGGCGCCAAGTACGTCGAGATCTCACCCGGCTCGCCCGACGCCGAACTGCTGGGTCCCGGGGAAACCCTTGAAGGAAAAGGCCCCTCATCCCTTTCGGAAGTGATGGAAACCGGGCACGCCGTGGTTGCCCGCCTGGGAGACCTCATCAACGAGACCCACAAGCTGGTCCGTGAAGTCCGCACCGAATCCGCGCTCACCGATGCCATCAGGAACGCCAACGGGTTCCTGGTGGACATGAGGGACAACGGCAAGGATCTCAAGAAGGTCCTGGCGAAAATCAGTGCGTTTGCGGAGAACCTGAAAGAGACGTCCGGGGAGGGCGGCAAGGATCTGAGGGCGCTTCTCAAGGAATTGCGGGAAACCAACCGCGGGCTGCAAAAAAGGCTCGAATCCGTGGAGAACCGGATCAACGAGACCCTCGCCCAAATCGGGCAGGGGGTTGCCGAAGCGCAGAGCACCGTGAAGGTCGCCCGCTCCATGCTCACTTCCAGCCAGGAGGACGTCGCATCGATGTTCAGGCATCTCAGCGGGACATCCCGCAACCTGGAAGGGATGAGCGAGGATCTGCGCGCGCATCCCTGGAAGATCGTGTGGAAGGAAGACGGGACGTTCGCCGTCTATCCCGCCCAGGGCACCGATCAATGGCGCGAAAAAGGAAGGATCGGACCGCATGGGAAGCAGTAG